One window from the genome of Parasteatoda tepidariorum isolate YZ-2023 chromosome 8, CAS_Ptep_4.0, whole genome shotgun sequence encodes:
- the LOC107455074 gene encoding cyclic AMP-dependent transcription factor ATF-3 codes for MFGSNGPCSPTDYMSQYSNILEPIYYPTSSEVFPQNQLFSFDSDPDCHSSAPPTPDVISGLISLTSGPSPSEMSCGSFGDITSPEDYNSASSPPYPSVDISAVKATRTKLIKEGLKLTIQSRRMVHGLDNVRPEYRHPPKEELTKEDEDRRRRRRERNKVAATKCRNKKKERTGRLAEESESLEVNNNALKNEIHSLEVEKQELMGLLQNHLPHCAKQRPPPTARSYCSLPNQVVHNQMPSWSSVSG; via the exons ATGTTCGGATCAAACGGGCCATGCTCCCCAACAGACTACATGTCCCAATACTCGAACATTCTGGAACCCATCTACTACCCAACTTCGTCAGAAGTCTTTCCTCAAAACCAACTATTCTCATTCGACTCCGATCCTGACTGTCACAGCTCTGCACCACCCACACCTGATGTTATTTCAGGTCTCATTAGCTTGACGAGTGGTCCTAGTCCATCAGAGATGTCATGTGGATCTTTTGGGGACATTACATCCCCTGAAGACTACAATTCGGCATCGTCACCACCATATCCATCTGTGGACATCTCTGCTGTGAAAGCCACAAGAACTAAACTCATCAAAGAAGGACTTAAGTTGACTATCCAAAGTAGAAGAATGGTCCATGGCTTGGACAATGTTAGACCCGAATATCGGCACCCCCCTAAAGAAGAG ctTACGAAAGAAGATGAAGACCGAAGACGCCGACGTAGAGAAAGGAACAAAGTAGCTGCCACCAAAtgcagaaataagaaaaaagaaagaacaggTCGTCTAGCTGAg GAATCTGAATCTCTGGAAGTTAATAATAACGCCTTGAAAAATGAAATCCATTCTTTAGAAGTAGAAAAGCAGGAGCTCATGGGTCTTCTCCAAAATCATCTTCCACATTGTGCCAAGCAACGTCCACCACCGACTGCAAGGAGTTACTGCTCTCTTCCCAATCAGGTGGTCCACAACCAGATGCCATCCTGGTCATCAGTATCTGGCTGA